The following proteins come from a genomic window of Canis lupus dingo isolate Sandy chromosome 20, ASM325472v2, whole genome shotgun sequence:
- the LOC112660683 gene encoding CCHC-type zinc finger nucleic acid binding protein isoform X2 yields the protein MSSNECFKCGRSGHWARECPTGGGRGRGMRSRGRGGFTSDRGFQFVSSSLPDICYRCGESGHLAKDCDLQEDACYNCGRGGHIAKDCKEPKREREQCCYNCGKPGHLARDCDHADEQKCYSCGEFGHIQKDCTKVKCYRCGETGHVAINCSKTSEVNCYRCGESGHLARECTIEATA from the exons ATGAGCAGCAATGAGTGTTTCAAGTGTGGACGATCTGGCCATTGGGCCCGGGAATGCCCTACTGGTGGAGGCCGTGGTCGTGGAATGAGAAGCCGTGGCAGAGGTGGTTTTACCTCGGATAGAG GTTTCCagtttgtttcctcatctcttccAGACATCTGTTATCGCTGTGGTGAGTCTGGTCATCTTGCCAAGGATTGTGATCTTCAAGAGGATG CCTGCTATAACTGCGGTAGAGGTGGCCACATCGCCAAGGACTGCAAGGAGCCCAAGAGAGAGCGGGAGCAATGCTGCTACAACTGTGGCAAACCAGGCCATCTGGCTCGTGACTGTGACCATGCTGATGAGCAGAAGTGCTATTCTTGTGGAGAATTTGGACACATTCAAAAAGACTGCACCAAAGTGAAGTGCTATAG gtgtggTGAAACTGGTCACGTAGCCATCAATTGCAGCAAGACAAGTGAAGTCAACTGTTACCGCTGTGGCGAGTCAGGGCACCTTGCACGGGAATGCACGATTGAAGCCACagcttaa
- the LOC112660683 gene encoding CCHC-type zinc finger nucleic acid binding protein isoform X3 has translation MSSNECFKCGRSGHWARECPTGGGRGRGMRSRGRGGFQFVSSSLPDICYRCGESGHLAKDCDLQEDACYNCGRGGHIAKDCKEPKREREQCCYNCGKPGHLARDCDHADEQKCYSCGEFGHIQKDCTKVKCYRCGETGHVAINCSKTSEVNCYRCGESGHLARECTIEATA, from the exons ATGAGCAGCAATGAGTGTTTCAAGTGTGGACGATCTGGCCATTGGGCCCGGGAATGCCCTACTGGTGGAGGCCGTGGTCGTGGAATGAGAAGCCGTGGCAGAGGTG GTTTCCagtttgtttcctcatctcttccAGACATCTGTTATCGCTGTGGTGAGTCTGGTCATCTTGCCAAGGATTGTGATCTTCAAGAGGATG CCTGCTATAACTGCGGTAGAGGTGGCCACATCGCCAAGGACTGCAAGGAGCCCAAGAGAGAGCGGGAGCAATGCTGCTACAACTGTGGCAAACCAGGCCATCTGGCTCGTGACTGTGACCATGCTGATGAGCAGAAGTGCTATTCTTGTGGAGAATTTGGACACATTCAAAAAGACTGCACCAAAGTGAAGTGCTATAG gtgtggTGAAACTGGTCACGTAGCCATCAATTGCAGCAAGACAAGTGAAGTCAACTGTTACCGCTGTGGCGAGTCAGGGCACCTTGCACGGGAATGCACGATTGAAGCCACagcttaa
- the LOC112660683 gene encoding CCHC-type zinc finger nucleic acid binding protein isoform X1 has translation MSSNECFKCGRSGHWARECPTGGGRGRGMRSRGRGGFTSDRGFQFVSSSLPDICYRCGESGHLAKDCDLQEDEACYNCGRGGHIAKDCKEPKREREQCCYNCGKPGHLARDCDHADEQKCYSCGEFGHIQKDCTKVKCYRCGETGHVAINCSKTSEVNCYRCGESGHLARECTIEATA, from the exons ATGAGCAGCAATGAGTGTTTCAAGTGTGGACGATCTGGCCATTGGGCCCGGGAATGCCCTACTGGTGGAGGCCGTGGTCGTGGAATGAGAAGCCGTGGCAGAGGTGGTTTTACCTCGGATAGAG GTTTCCagtttgtttcctcatctcttccAGACATCTGTTATCGCTGTGGTGAGTCTGGTCATCTTGCCAAGGATTGTGATCTTCAAGAGGA TGAAGCCTGCTATAACTGCGGTAGAGGTGGCCACATCGCCAAGGACTGCAAGGAGCCCAAGAGAGAGCGGGAGCAATGCTGCTACAACTGTGGCAAACCAGGCCATCTGGCTCGTGACTGTGACCATGCTGATGAGCAGAAGTGCTATTCTTGTGGAGAATTTGGACACATTCAAAAAGACTGCACCAAAGTGAAGTGCTATAG gtgtggTGAAACTGGTCACGTAGCCATCAATTGCAGCAAGACAAGTGAAGTCAACTGTTACCGCTGTGGCGAGTCAGGGCACCTTGCACGGGAATGCACGATTGAAGCCACagcttaa
- the LOC112660683 gene encoding CCHC-type zinc finger nucleic acid binding protein isoform X5 translates to MSSNECFKCGRSGHWARECPTGGGRGRGMRSRGRGFQFVSSSLPDICYRCGESGHLAKDCDLQEDACYNCGRGGHIAKDCKEPKREREQCCYNCGKPGHLARDCDHADEQKCYSCGEFGHIQKDCTKVKCYRCGETGHVAINCSKTSEVNCYRCGESGHLARECTIEATA, encoded by the exons ATGAGCAGCAATGAGTGTTTCAAGTGTGGACGATCTGGCCATTGGGCCCGGGAATGCCCTACTGGTGGAGGCCGTGGTCGTGGAATGAGAAGCCGTGGCAGAG GTTTCCagtttgtttcctcatctcttccAGACATCTGTTATCGCTGTGGTGAGTCTGGTCATCTTGCCAAGGATTGTGATCTTCAAGAGGATG CCTGCTATAACTGCGGTAGAGGTGGCCACATCGCCAAGGACTGCAAGGAGCCCAAGAGAGAGCGGGAGCAATGCTGCTACAACTGTGGCAAACCAGGCCATCTGGCTCGTGACTGTGACCATGCTGATGAGCAGAAGTGCTATTCTTGTGGAGAATTTGGACACATTCAAAAAGACTGCACCAAAGTGAAGTGCTATAG gtgtggTGAAACTGGTCACGTAGCCATCAATTGCAGCAAGACAAGTGAAGTCAACTGTTACCGCTGTGGCGAGTCAGGGCACCTTGCACGGGAATGCACGATTGAAGCCACagcttaa
- the LOC112660683 gene encoding CCHC-type zinc finger nucleic acid binding protein isoform X4, translated as MSSNECFKCGRSGHWARECPTGGGRGRGMRSRGRGFQFVSSSLPDICYRCGESGHLAKDCDLQEDEACYNCGRGGHIAKDCKEPKREREQCCYNCGKPGHLARDCDHADEQKCYSCGEFGHIQKDCTKVKCYRCGETGHVAINCSKTSEVNCYRCGESGHLARECTIEATA; from the exons ATGAGCAGCAATGAGTGTTTCAAGTGTGGACGATCTGGCCATTGGGCCCGGGAATGCCCTACTGGTGGAGGCCGTGGTCGTGGAATGAGAAGCCGTGGCAGAG GTTTCCagtttgtttcctcatctcttccAGACATCTGTTATCGCTGTGGTGAGTCTGGTCATCTTGCCAAGGATTGTGATCTTCAAGAGGA TGAAGCCTGCTATAACTGCGGTAGAGGTGGCCACATCGCCAAGGACTGCAAGGAGCCCAAGAGAGAGCGGGAGCAATGCTGCTACAACTGTGGCAAACCAGGCCATCTGGCTCGTGACTGTGACCATGCTGATGAGCAGAAGTGCTATTCTTGTGGAGAATTTGGACACATTCAAAAAGACTGCACCAAAGTGAAGTGCTATAG gtgtggTGAAACTGGTCACGTAGCCATCAATTGCAGCAAGACAAGTGAAGTCAACTGTTACCGCTGTGGCGAGTCAGGGCACCTTGCACGGGAATGCACGATTGAAGCCACagcttaa
- the LOC112660683 gene encoding CCHC-type zinc finger nucleic acid binding protein isoform X6, protein MSSNECFKCGRSGHWARECPTGGGRGRGMRSRGRGGFTSDRGFQFVSSSLPDICYRCGESGHLAKDCDLQEDVLVCFFSLLLKPAITAVEVATSPRTARSPRESGSNAATTVANQAIWLVTVTMLMSRSAILVENLDTFKKTAPK, encoded by the exons ATGAGCAGCAATGAGTGTTTCAAGTGTGGACGATCTGGCCATTGGGCCCGGGAATGCCCTACTGGTGGAGGCCGTGGTCGTGGAATGAGAAGCCGTGGCAGAGGTGGTTTTACCTCGGATAGAG GTTTCCagtttgtttcctcatctcttccAGACATCTGTTATCGCTGTGGTGAGTCTGGTCATCTTGCCAAGGATTGTGATCTTCAAGAGGATG TCTTGGTCTGCTTCTTTTCCTTATTGTTGAAGCCTGCTATAACTGCGGTAGAGGTGGCCACATCGCCAAGGACTGCAAGGAGCCCAAGAGAGAGCGGGAGCAATGCTGCTACAACTGTGGCAAACCAGGCCATCTGGCTCGTGACTGTGACCATGCTGATGAGCAGAAGTGCTATTCTTGTGGAGAATTTGGACACATTCAAAAAGACTGCACCAAAGTGA